In Acidobacteriota bacterium, a genomic segment contains:
- a CDS encoding DinB family protein, translating into MFRHISDFQKAWEYEAEMTGKVIGTLTDASLGQRVSEDGRTLGFLAWHITQTLGEMLGLTGLKVDAPDFEQPCPATAATIGAAFAKAAESVSEKVATNWTDETLLQTDEMYGETWARGLTLFYLIAHQTHHRGQMTVLMRQAGLTVPGVYGPAKEEWAAMGAPALP; encoded by the coding sequence ATGTTCAGACATATCAGCGATTTTCAAAAGGCGTGGGAATATGAGGCGGAAATGACCGGGAAGGTCATCGGGACGCTAACGGATGCCTCGCTCGGGCAGCGGGTCAGCGAAGACGGGCGGACGCTCGGCTTTCTTGCCTGGCACATCACACAGACGCTCGGCGAGATGCTCGGGCTGACCGGGCTAAAGGTCGATGCACCGGACTTTGAACAACCATGCCCGGCAACGGCCGCAACGATCGGCGCCGCATTTGCGAAAGCGGCCGAGTCGGTAAGCGAAAAGGTCGCTACCAACTGGACCGACGAGACCCTTTTGCAGACTGATGAAATGTATGGCGAAACGTGGGCACGCGGGCTAACGCTCTTTTACCTCATCGCCCATCAGACGCACCATCGCGGCCAGATGACCGTCCTGATGCGGCAGGCCGGCCTGACCGTCCCAGGCGTTTACGGCCCGGCAAAAGAAGAATGGGCCGCAATGGGCGCTCCCGCTTTGCCGTAA
- a CDS encoding redoxin domain-containing protein yields the protein MKSRTFFNALAGAIAFGWLFASLFAADAQGQRRDRGQPAAAGPKVEKIDEKRFAELLKPNGKPLLINFWATWCEPCREEFPDLVKIDAEYKGKIDFITISLDFEEEIATTVPKFLAEMKAEMPTFLLVTPDETAAIQMVSKDWAGALPFTVIYAPDGKLSYFRQGIVKHDVLQAELDKLIKP from the coding sequence ATGAAAAGCCGAACGTTTTTCAATGCTTTAGCAGGGGCCATCGCTTTCGGGTGGCTCTTTGCTTCTCTCTTTGCTGCCGACGCCCAAGGCCAGAGGCGAGATAGGGGACAACCGGCCGCGGCTGGCCCCAAAGTTGAGAAGATCGACGAAAAGCGATTTGCCGAGCTGCTGAAGCCGAACGGCAAGCCGCTCCTGATCAACTTTTGGGCGACCTGGTGCGAGCCCTGCCGCGAAGAGTTCCCGGACCTCGTGAAGATCGATGCCGAATACAAAGGCAAGATCGACTTCATCACCATCTCGCTCGACTTTGAGGAAGAGATCGCGACCACGGTGCCGAAGTTTCTTGCAGAAATGAAGGCCGAGATGCCGACGTTTCTGCTCGTAACGCCGGATGAGACGGCGGCGATCCAGATGGTCTCGAAAGATTGGGCCGGAGCACTTCCATTCACCGTAATTTACGCTCCCGACGGGAAACTGTCTTACTTCCGGCAGGGCATCGTAAAGCACGACGTTCTGCAGGCCGAACTCGACAAGCTGATCAAGCCGTAG
- a CDS encoding thioredoxin family protein, whose protein sequence is MRRKLFLFVALFSLLAFNLTPVSADGGIEIGQKIENFTLTGIDGKEHSMSSLMGKNGAVLVWVSAQCPVVKAYNDRINAIAAEYEARGIRFIGINSNATESLEWVTSDAKEVGYKFPVLLDKGNVLADKLGATVTPEVYFVNKEGVLLYHGAIDNDRSGKNIQDHYLKTAFDAALGGKAIEKTRTNAFGCTIKRVGMAGK, encoded by the coding sequence ATGAGGCGTAAACTTTTCTTATTCGTTGCACTGTTCTCTCTTCTTGCTTTTAACCTGACACCCGTTTCCGCTGATGGCGGCATCGAGATCGGGCAAAAGATCGAGAATTTCACACTTACCGGAATTGACGGCAAGGAGCATTCGATGTCGAGCCTGATGGGAAAGAACGGCGCCGTTCTCGTTTGGGTCTCGGCACAGTGCCCGGTCGTCAAAGCCTACAATGACCGCATCAACGCGATCGCGGCGGAATACGAGGCTCGCGGCATCCGATTTATCGGCATCAATTCGAATGCGACCGAGTCGCTCGAATGGGTCACCTCGGATGCGAAAGAGGTCGGCTACAAGTTCCCGGTACTGCTTGATAAGGGCAACGTTCTTGCCGACAAACTGGGAGCGACGGTCACGCCAGAGGTTTATTTTGTTAACAAGGAAGGTGTTCTGCTTTATCACGGTGCCATCGACAACGACCGCTCGGGCAAGAACATTCAGGACCACTACCTCAAAACCGCGTTCGACGCAGCTCTCGGCGGCAAAGCGATCGAGAAAACGCGCACCAACGCATTCGGCTGCACCATCAAGCGTGTAGGCATGGCGGGCAAATAG
- a CDS encoding magnesium transporter: MLYLSQVLGEPIMDARGEQIALIWDVLVRYGSEDYPPVIGVVAKLRRRMFFIPQRNIEEFGLFGARMSSTKVDLNPFDRREGEVMLGKDVLDNQLIDVDGKRVVRVNDVQLIGQSADWRVSGADISIRGFFRRLMPKGFFGSERVVEVIDWADVGYLATDTATATVQLKSSKSKLSRLHPVEIAQLAETLSPIHRTEVVESLDDEVAADTLEEMSTEAQARILEVIEKERAADILEEMSPDDAVDVLGEMDEDKAQELFDLMEDEEKADVAELMRFDHDTAGGLMTTEFVTFPKDLTVAETIAGLREMAETPNMIYYLYVVEKKDSWKLKGIISLRSLILADPGARLEDVMRTEFRYAHPAEAAKEAAQTISEYNLLALPVIDDEGDLAGIVTVDDAMEILLPQSVKRRVPRIFS, translated from the coding sequence ATGCTTTATCTTTCGCAGGTACTTGGCGAACCGATAATGGACGCGCGGGGCGAACAGATCGCTCTGATATGGGACGTTCTCGTCCGCTATGGGAGCGAGGATTACCCGCCGGTCATCGGCGTAGTTGCCAAGCTCCGGCGGCGAATGTTCTTCATACCTCAGCGAAACATTGAGGAGTTTGGCCTGTTCGGTGCCCGGATGAGCTCGACCAAGGTTGACCTTAATCCCTTTGACCGGCGAGAAGGCGAGGTGATGCTCGGCAAGGACGTGCTCGACAATCAGCTCATCGACGTAGACGGCAAGCGGGTCGTTCGCGTTAACGACGTTCAGCTTATTGGCCAGAGCGCCGACTGGCGGGTTTCGGGTGCGGACATCAGCATCCGCGGATTTTTCCGTCGGCTGATGCCAAAGGGCTTTTTCGGCTCGGAACGCGTTGTCGAAGTGATCGACTGGGCAGACGTCGGCTATCTTGCTACCGATACGGCAACCGCTACCGTGCAGCTCAAATCGTCGAAGAGTAAACTCTCGCGGCTCCACCCGGTTGAGATCGCCCAGCTTGCCGAAACGCTCTCACCGATCCACCGGACCGAAGTAGTCGAAAGCCTAGATGACGAAGTAGCCGCCGACACGCTTGAGGAGATGTCAACCGAAGCTCAAGCCCGAATTCTTGAGGTGATCGAGAAAGAAAGGGCCGCTGACATTCTCGAAGAGATGTCGCCCGACGACGCCGTCGATGTGCTCGGCGAAATGGACGAAGACAAGGCCCAGGAACTCTTTGACCTGATGGAAGACGAGGAAAAGGCAGACGTCGCCGAACTGATGCGGTTTGACCACGACACCGCCGGCGGACTGATGACGACCGAGTTCGTTACCTTTCCGAAAGATCTGACAGTGGCGGAAACGATCGCCGGGCTCCGCGAAATGGCCGAGACGCCCAATATGATCTATTACCTCTATGTGGTTGAGAAAAAGGATTCCTGGAAGCTCAAGGGTATTATTAGCCTCCGTAGCCTGATCCTCGCCGATCCCGGAGCTCGGCTCGAGGACGTGATGCGAACAGAATTTCGCTATGCACATCCCGCGGAGGCGGCCAAGGAGGCCGCGCAGACCATCTCCGAATACAATCTGCTTGCACTTCCGGTTATCGACGACGAAGGCGACCTCGCCGGAATAGTCACGGTTGACGACGCGATGGAGATACTTCTGCCCCAGAGCGTTAAAAGGAGAGTGCCTAGGATTTTCAGCTAG
- a CDS encoding lytic transglycosylase domain-containing protein, whose product MGSNSNLKGFTTGNALHDSYIVQASLKYRIDPMLIYAQMHQESAFKIRATSHKGASGLMQLMPATARRFGVTSIYDPKQNVEAGVRYMRWLLDFFDQDVVLALAGYNAGEGAVLKYGRRVPPYRETQEYVRRIVGRYNTISNPSYSSSAPRPMVAKAGGVEQKDPRPLSIYEPATIAVRLPDGRMMLVTQ is encoded by the coding sequence ATGGGTTCAAACTCTAACCTGAAAGGCTTCACGACCGGCAACGCACTTCACGATTCCTATATCGTCCAGGCGAGCCTGAAGTACCGCATCGACCCGATGCTGATCTATGCACAGATGCATCAGGAATCGGCATTCAAGATCCGTGCGACCTCGCACAAAGGCGCAAGCGGGCTGATGCAGCTTATGCCGGCGACCGCTCGTCGCTTTGGAGTGACGAGCATTTACGACCCGAAGCAGAATGTCGAGGCCGGTGTTCGCTATATGCGGTGGCTTCTCGACTTTTTTGATCAGGACGTCGTCCTCGCACTTGCTGGCTATAACGCCGGCGAAGGCGCGGTCCTCAAATATGGACGGCGAGTTCCGCCGTATCGCGAAACACAAGAATATGTCCGCCGGATCGTTGGGCGGTACAACACCATCTCAAACCCGAGTTACTCAAGCTCGGCCCCGCGGCCGATGGTCGCGAAGGCCGGGGGCGTAGAGCAAAAGGACCCGCGGCCGCTTTCGATCTATGAACCGGCAACAATCGCGGTCCGCTTGCCCGACGGCAGAATGATGTTGGTCACACAGTAA
- a CDS encoding PH domain-containing protein has translation MFCPKCGSENAPDSVYCKKCGSVVEPEEETRVAKRKEDLPVRDSAVPLFSINPTLRFVWAGYILTAAAAFLIVAFLSILLPAVSPIIFVVIGLLLLLIPVYFHARQKLSRYTLTTDKLEIDHGLISRTTTSLPLTRVQDVTVKSTITQRLLGLGDIIVDNAGTDGDRLVFANIDRPRKYADILLDQVQKKAGDRF, from the coding sequence ATGTTCTGCCCAAAATGCGGCTCCGAAAATGCCCCCGATTCGGTTTATTGCAAAAAGTGCGGTTCGGTCGTGGAACCTGAAGAGGAAACGCGCGTGGCCAAACGCAAAGAGGATCTGCCCGTTCGTGACTCGGCAGTGCCGTTATTCTCGATCAATCCGACCTTGCGATTCGTTTGGGCCGGCTATATCTTGACCGCGGCTGCCGCTTTTCTGATAGTCGCGTTTCTCTCAATACTTTTGCCAGCGGTTTCGCCGATCATTTTTGTGGTAATCGGCTTGTTGTTGCTCTTGATACCCGTCTATTTCCACGCCCGGCAAAAGCTCTCTCGATACACACTAACAACCGACAAACTTGAGATAGACCACGGTTTGATCTCCCGCACGACGACCAGCCTCCCGCTCACGCGTGTGCAGGATGTGACCGTCAAGTCGACGATCACTCAGCGGCTGCTCGGGCTAGGCGATATAATCGTCGACAACGCCGGGACGGACGGCGATCGGCTTGTCTTTGCCAATATCGACCGCCCGCGGAAGTATGCCGACATCTTGCTCGACCAAGTGCAGAAGAAGGCCGGCGACCGGTTTTAG
- the rfbB gene encoding dTDP-glucose 4,6-dehydratase, with protein sequence MKKIFVTGGAGFIGSAFIRQVLDEQPEVAIVDFDALTYAGNLENLSGVDPTRHQFIKGDICDRTAVLEAMPEGCDAVFNFAAESHVDRSIHSADEFLRTNIIGTQVLLDAARAKGVRRFVQVSTDEVMGTLPEDDSAFFTEASPLEPNSPYAASKAAAEFVVRAARETFGVDAVITRCGNNYGPRQFPEKLIPLMIANAMNDEPLPVYGDGQNVRDWIFVDDHCRAIWLAYEKGNAGEAYNIGARNERRNLEVVRAILDALGKPESLIRYVDDRLGHDRRYAIDPIKAETELGWRPRVTWEEGLAATIDWYRENQPWVEHIRNGAYREYYKTMYGTALG encoded by the coding sequence ATGAAGAAGATCTTTGTTACCGGCGGTGCCGGATTTATTGGTTCGGCGTTCATTCGGCAGGTGCTTGATGAGCAGCCGGAGGTCGCGATAGTTGACTTTGACGCACTGACCTACGCCGGCAACCTGGAAAATCTCTCGGGCGTTGATCCGACGCGGCATCAGTTCATCAAAGGTGATATCTGCGACCGAACGGCGGTTCTCGAGGCGATGCCCGAAGGCTGCGACGCGGTCTTTAACTTTGCCGCCGAGTCGCACGTTGACCGCAGCATCCATTCGGCCGACGAGTTTCTGCGAACGAACATCATTGGCACTCAGGTCCTGCTCGATGCGGCAAGGGCGAAAGGCGTCCGGCGGTTTGTGCAGGTCTCGACCGACGAGGTGATGGGAACGCTGCCCGAGGATGATTCGGCGTTCTTCACCGAGGCCTCGCCGCTCGAGCCGAATTCGCCCTATGCGGCCTCAAAGGCTGCGGCCGAGTTTGTCGTCCGGGCCGCGAGAGAGACGTTCGGCGTCGATGCCGTCATCACCCGATGCGGCAACAACTACGGCCCGCGACAATTCCCGGAGAAGCTGATCCCGCTGATGATCGCCAACGCGATGAACGACGAGCCGCTGCCGGTCTACGGCGATGGACAAAATGTGCGCGATTGGATATTCGTTGACGACCATTGCCGGGCGATATGGCTCGCCTACGAAAAAGGAAATGCGGGCGAGGCGTACAACATCGGTGCCCGAAACGAACGCCGGAACCTTGAGGTGGTTAGGGCTATTCTCGACGCACTCGGCAAACCGGAGAGCCTGATCAGGTACGTTGATGACCGGCTCGGGCACGACCGCCGCTACGCCATCGACCCAATTAAGGCGGAAACCGAACTTGGCTGGCGGCCGCGTGTAACGTGGGAAGAAGGGCTCGCGGCGACGATCGATTGGTATCGCGAAAATCAGCCGTGGGTCGAGCACATCCGCAATGGCGCGTACCGCGAGTATTACAAGACGATGTACGGAACGGCACTGGGTTAA
- a CDS encoding YceI family protein, with translation MKRLFVFALAGALGLAAFTFSGAEAVQPNIEERFSAEAGATAAGETGKYAFDRAHSAIGFRVKHMGLVEVPGYFRDFTGEVSYNAEDVTKSSVSFTAKMTSVDTGVEARDNHLRTKDFFEVETYPEMTFTSTKVEKSGDSLRVTGNLKMKDVTKSITFPVRVTGFLPGNQRNGPRMGAVAETTINRRDFNVNYGGNLPGTETPVLSNDIAVWLQIEAIKPLEAKPAAAQ, from the coding sequence ATGAAAAGACTATTCGTATTCGCGTTGGCAGGGGCATTGGGGTTGGCGGCATTTACGTTTTCGGGCGCGGAGGCCGTTCAGCCAAACATCGAGGAACGCTTCTCGGCAGAGGCCGGAGCGACTGCGGCGGGCGAGACCGGCAAGTACGCATTTGACCGGGCACACTCGGCGATCGGCTTTCGCGTCAAGCACATGGGGCTGGTCGAGGTCCCGGGCTATTTCCGCGATTTCACGGGCGAGGTCAGCTACAACGCCGAGGACGTGACTAAGTCGTCCGTCTCGTTCACCGCTAAAATGACGAGCGTTGATACAGGCGTCGAAGCCCGTGATAATCACCTGCGTACAAAAGATTTTTTCGAGGTAGAAACTTACCCGGAAATGACTTTCACAAGCACAAAGGTCGAGAAGAGCGGGGATTCGCTGCGGGTGACCGGGAACCTGAAAATGAAGGATGTGACGAAGTCGATCACTTTTCCGGTCAGGGTAACGGGATTCCTGCCGGGCAATCAGCGTAACGGCCCACGGATGGGTGCCGTTGCCGAGACGACCATCAATCGGCGTGATTTCAACGTAAATTACGGCGGGAATCTTCCGGGAACTGAAACACCGGTGCTGTCAAATGACATCGCGGTCTGGCTGCAGATCGAAGCGATCAAGCCGCTCGAGGCAAAGCCGGCCGCGGCTCAATAG
- a CDS encoding M15 family metallopeptidase, which yields MKIAKTAAERRRLFIAAVLFFFAGAIGISGQNGPPKEENKREADLIELNKLDATIKLDIRYATDNNFVGKKVYPEARAFLQRPAAEAVVRVHKKLAADGLGLVIYDGYRPWAITKLFWEVTPEDKRKFVANPERGSKHNRGCAVDLSIFDLKSGKPIPMPSDYDEFTERASPEYAGGTEEERRNRDLLRRLMEAEGFTVNANEWWHFDYKDWESYAIYDISFEEASRN from the coding sequence ATGAAAATAGCGAAGACCGCAGCAGAAAGGCGACGGCTGTTTATTGCGGCCGTGCTTTTCTTTTTTGCGGGTGCGATCGGAATATCGGGGCAAAACGGCCCTCCAAAAGAAGAAAACAAACGAGAGGCAGATTTGATCGAACTAAATAAGCTCGACGCGACCATAAAACTCGACATTCGCTATGCGACCGACAACAACTTTGTCGGCAAAAAGGTCTATCCCGAAGCCAGGGCTTTTCTCCAGCGGCCCGCGGCAGAAGCGGTCGTAAGGGTTCACAAAAAGCTTGCCGCCGACGGGCTTGGACTCGTTATCTATGACGGCTACCGGCCGTGGGCGATCACGAAGCTTTTTTGGGAAGTGACACCGGAGGACAAGCGTAAATTTGTCGCCAATCCGGAACGCGGATCAAAGCATAACCGCGGCTGTGCGGTCGATCTGAGCATTTTCGACCTAAAGTCCGGCAAGCCGATCCCGATGCCTTCTGACTACGATGAATTCACCGAGCGAGCCTCGCCCGAGTACGCCGGCGGCACCGAGGAAGAACGCAGGAACCGCGACCTGCTCCGCAGGCTGATGGAGGCCGAAGGCTTTACCGTCAACGCCAATGAATGGTGGCACTTCGATTACAAAGACTGGGAGAGCTACGCGATCTACGACATATCCTTCGAAGAGGCGTCAAGGAACTGA
- a CDS encoding PilZ domain-containing protein has translation MAQIEYATSSYKTPLHHRILANMPVKVSWTDGESGKRVSVAGTTENIGETSALVNLEVLPPVGSEVRLRVLEEDKPIIDVTTRVIRVERDPSKPLAALSILQNAKKWRSTAMEAAERWATRHWQLNYDEEWVN, from the coding sequence ATGGCACAAATAGAGTACGCAACTTCGTCTTATAAGACGCCCCTTCATCATCGCATATTGGCAAATATGCCGGTAAAGGTCTCATGGACCGATGGTGAAAGTGGAAAAAGGGTCAGCGTTGCCGGAACGACCGAGAATATCGGCGAAACCAGCGCACTGGTCAATCTTGAGGTGCTTCCGCCGGTCGGAAGCGAGGTCCGCCTTCGGGTCCTGGAAGAAGATAAGCCGATAATCGACGTTACGACCCGGGTCATCCGTGTTGAACGCGATCCGAGCAAGCCGCTCGCAGCTTTGTCTATTCTCCAGAATGCGAAGAAGTGGAGATCTACTGCAATGGAAGCCGCCGAACGCTGGGCAACCCGCCACTGGCAGCTTAACTACGATGAAGAGTGGGTCAACTAA
- a CDS encoding TonB-dependent receptor: MEQNRTIKALSRAGFCIAFVIAAVLIQSGAVFAQVTTSAISGRVTDGTGNPVAGVTIEAVHVPSGSAYSTTSNSSGFYNLPAVRVGGPYTVKAIAAGFNEQTRENIQLGLGTTGTVNFDLSAAIDVEVTVEADQIFSEERTGASTNVDRQLVTNLPTLGRTINDFTRLTPQAGGGGTFAGQDNRLNNITVDGSYFNNSFGLAGQPGQRTGVSPISLDAIEEFQVNVAPYDVRQGNFTGAGVNTVTRSGTNDYRGSVYYIYRTPGLTGKDAGDNEINRGEFDYRTWGFRVGGPLPFFRFGEGGPGFITGKDKLFFFFSYEDEKLSGPGLSLRPRQAGETAGGSVSRVLQSDLEQVSNFVRTNFGYETGPITGYNSDTVGKKYLFRTDYNINVNNKVNFRYIQLDSNTDVPLSTSSSLGFGRSRAPSGAFTYQNSNYKILENIRSWVGEWTSVFSPRVSNSLLMGFTKQDESRDSLGTIFPFIDILEGGSTYISLGFEPFTPNNELRYKSFQVQDNLSFFLDRHNITAGVSYENYRSENVFFPGSQSAYVYNSLADFFEDANGFLANPNRTTSPVNLRRFQVRWSNIPGLDKPLQPLEVQYVGFYGQDQWKVADNFSLTYGLRMDVPFFGDTGFTNAQANGFTFRDETGASVQYQTQQLPEANILWSPRVGFNWTPFNKSWLQVRGGTGVFTGRPAYVWISNQIGENGILTGFEQRDNTTTRPFNPNPDFYKQPATGLPAASYGLAITNPDFRFPQIWRSSVGVDVRMPLGFIGGVEYIYNRDVNGVYYINANLAPANTAFTGVDARPRWTTSNRINSNVTSAIVLKNQDVGRSSNLAFTLERPFKNGLYLKAAYSYGESKNTVDPGSIAFGSWNNNPHPGDPNNPGLGYSFASPRNRIFGVFSYRKEYFKFGATSVSMFWETRNGGNGSYRFSGDLNGDGGTSNDLIYIPRDASEMNFEEFTSSGTTFTVAQQQAAWESFIQQDDYLSKNRGGYAQRGAAFLPFETRVDLNLTQEVFLKAFGRTHRFQVRADVLNFGNLLDKDWGVGQAFTSTQPLIARGADADGRARYRLRNNGNQLISSPYEKTATIGDVYRVQLTFRYIFD, from the coding sequence ATGGAACAAAACAGAACGATCAAAGCGCTATCAAGGGCCGGGTTCTGCATCGCATTTGTGATCGCGGCCGTCCTCATTCAATCGGGTGCTGTTTTCGCTCAGGTAACGACGTCTGCTATTTCCGGCCGCGTTACTGACGGAACCGGAAACCCGGTTGCGGGTGTAACTATAGAAGCTGTTCACGTACCTTCGGGTTCGGCTTACAGCACAACATCGAACTCATCCGGATTTTATAATCTTCCGGCCGTTCGCGTTGGCGGCCCTTATACGGTCAAGGCCATCGCAGCCGGATTTAATGAACAGACCCGAGAGAACATTCAGCTCGGCCTCGGTACGACCGGCACGGTCAATTTTGACCTTAGTGCGGCAATTGACGTTGAGGTCACGGTCGAAGCCGATCAGATCTTTTCGGAAGAACGGACCGGTGCCTCGACCAACGTCGACCGGCAGTTGGTCACGAACCTGCCGACCCTTGGCCGTACGATCAATGACTTTACCCGTCTGACGCCGCAAGCCGGCGGCGGAGGTACCTTTGCCGGACAGGATAACCGGCTCAACAACATCACGGTTGACGGTTCTTACTTCAACAACTCATTCGGTCTGGCCGGACAGCCGGGGCAGCGAACCGGCGTTTCGCCGATCTCGCTTGATGCGATCGAAGAGTTTCAGGTAAACGTAGCTCCGTACGATGTCCGCCAGGGCAACTTCACCGGTGCCGGCGTCAACACCGTTACCCGGAGCGGTACGAATGATTATCGCGGATCGGTCTACTACATCTATCGGACGCCCGGACTTACCGGTAAAGATGCCGGCGACAACGAGATCAACCGCGGCGAGTTTGACTATCGTACGTGGGGATTCCGCGTCGGAGGTCCGTTGCCTTTCTTCCGATTTGGTGAAGGCGGCCCGGGTTTCATTACGGGTAAGGATAAGCTGTTCTTCTTCTTCAGTTATGAGGACGAGAAGCTTTCAGGCCCTGGTCTTTCGCTTCGGCCTCGCCAGGCCGGTGAAACCGCCGGCGGCAGCGTTTCCCGCGTGCTACAATCCGACCTGGAACAGGTGAGCAATTTTGTTCGCACCAATTTCGGTTACGAGACCGGTCCGATCACCGGCTACAACAGCGATACCGTCGGTAAAAAGTATCTCTTCCGTACGGACTACAACATCAACGTCAACAACAAGGTCAATTTCCGTTACATTCAGCTCGATTCGAATACTGACGTACCGCTCTCGACCTCGTCGTCACTCGGTTTCGGCCGGTCACGAGCCCCGAGCGGAGCGTTCACTTATCAGAATTCGAACTACAAGATCCTTGAGAACATCCGTTCGTGGGTCGGTGAGTGGACAAGCGTCTTCAGCCCCCGAGTTTCGAACAGCCTGCTTATGGGCTTTACGAAGCAAGACGAAAGCCGCGACTCGCTCGGCACGATATTCCCGTTCATTGACATTCTTGAGGGTGGCTCGACCTACATTTCGCTCGGTTTTGAACCGTTCACACCGAACAACGAACTGCGTTACAAGTCGTTCCAGGTTCAGGACAACCTTTCGTTCTTCCTCGATCGGCACAACATAACGGCCGGTGTCAGCTACGAGAATTATCGTTCAGAGAACGTATTCTTCCCGGGCTCGCAGAGTGCTTACGTTTACAACTCGCTCGCCGATTTCTTCGAGGATGCGAACGGATTTCTTGCGAATCCGAACCGGACAACATCGCCGGTCAATCTGCGACGCTTCCAGGTTCGCTGGTCGAACATTCCCGGCCTCGATAAGCCGCTTCAGCCGTTGGAGGTCCAGTACGTTGGCTTCTATGGCCAGGATCAGTGGAAGGTAGCGGACAATTTCTCGCTTACCTACGGCCTTCGTATGGACGTTCCGTTCTTCGGAGATACCGGCTTTACGAATGCTCAGGCGAACGGCTTTACGTTCCGCGATGAGACGGGGGCTTCGGTACAATACCAGACACAGCAGCTCCCCGAGGCGAACATTCTTTGGTCGCCCCGCGTTGGCTTTAACTGGACCCCATTCAACAAGTCATGGTTGCAGGTTCGCGGCGGAACCGGAGTTTTCACCGGCCGTCCGGCGTACGTCTGGATCTCGAATCAGATCGGTGAGAACGGTATCCTGACCGGATTCGAGCAGCGTGACAACACGACGACCCGCCCGTTCAACCCGAATCCGGATTTCTATAAGCAACCGGCGACGGGCCTGCCGGCAGCAAGCTACGGATTGGCGATTACGAATCCGGATTTCCGTTTCCCGCAGATCTGGCGTTCGTCGGTCGGTGTGGATGTTCGCATGCCGCTGGGTTTCATCGGTGGTGTTGAGTACATCTATAACCGCGATGTCAATGGCGTTTATTACATCAACGCCAATCTCGCCCCGGCAAACACCGCATTCACAGGCGTCGACGCAAGGCCGCGTTGGACGACCTCGAACCGCATCAACAGCAACGTCACGAGTGCGATCGTTCTGAAAAACCAGGACGTTGGACGTTCATCGAACCTCGCCTTCACCCTGGAGCGGCCGTTCAAGAACGGGCTCTATTTGAAGGCTGCCTACAGCTACGGTGAGTCGAAGAACACTGTTGACCCGGGTTCGATCGCATTTGGCTCGTGGAACAACAACCCGCATCCGGGCGACCCGAATAACCCCGGCCTCGGCTACAGCTTTGCTTCGCCGCGGAACCGGATATTCGGTGTGTTTTCATACCGGAAAGAGTACTTCAAGTTCGGTGCCACTTCCGTTTCGATGTTCTGGGAAACGCGAAATGGCGGCAACGGAAGTTACCGCTTTTCGGGCGACCTGAACGGCGATGGCGGAACCAGCAACGACCTGATCTATATTCCGCGGGATGCTTCGGAAATGAATTTCGAGGAATTTACTTCCAGTGGAACTACATTCACCGTTGCACAACAGCAGGCCGCATGGGAGAGTTTCATCCAGCAAGATGATTACCTATCGAAGAACCGTGGCGGCTATGCTCAGCGCGGAGCGGCGTTCCTGCCGTTTGAGACCCGCGTTGACCTCAACCTGACGCAAGAGGTTTTCCTCAAAGCGTTCGGCCGGACGCACAGGTTCCAGGTCAGGGCTGACGTACTCAACTTCGGCAACCTTCTCGACAAGGATTGGGGAGTTGGGCAGGCCTTTACCTCAACTCAACCGCTTATCGCTCGAGGAGCAGACGCTGATGGACGGGCTCGGTACCGCCTGAGGAACAACGGAAACCAACTGATCTCTTCGCCTTATGAAAAGACGGCGACCATCGGTGATGTTTACCGGGTGCAGTTGACCTTCCGTTATATCTTCGACTAA